In the Profundibacter amoris genome, CGAAATCAAACTGGCGCAGGGCGCCAAGCCGGGCAAGGGCGGGATATTGCCCGCCGAAAAGGTGACCGAAGAAATCGCCGCCATTCGCGGGATCAAGGCAGGCAAAGCAAGCCTGTCCCCCAACCGCCATGACGGGGTGGATGATTTTGGCGATCTGCTGGATATGGTCGCGCATGTGCGCGAGGTGACGGGCAAGCCGGTGGGGTTCAAAACCGTTGTCGGCTCGCTTGCGCCGTTCAAGGAGTTGTTCGCCCTGATCAGGGACCGCGAGAAGGATGCGCCGGATTTCATCACCATTGATGGCGGCGAAGGCGGAACGGGGGCGGCCCCGATGCCCCTGATTGATCTGGTCGGCATGCCGATCCGCGAAGCATTGCCGCTGGTGGTGAACCTGCGTGATGAATGCGGATTGAAAGATCGCATCCGCATTGTGGCCAGCGGCAAGCTGGTCAACCCCGGTGATGTGGCCTGGGCGCTGTGCGCGGGGGCGGATTTCATCACCTCGGCGCGCGGGTTCATGTTCAGTCTGGGCTGTATTCAGGCGCTGAAATGTAATCGCAATACCTGTCCCACCGGCATCACCACCCATGATCCCGGCCTGCAAAAGGGGCTGGTGATCGAGGACAAGTATATAAAGGTTGCCCATTACGCCAAATGCCTGACCAAAGAGGTGGAAACTATCGCCCATTCGGTCGGCGTGCCCGAACCGCGCCAGATGCGGCGCAGGCATGTGCGGATCGTACAGGCGGATGGCACCAGCAAGCCAATGGACGAAATTTTCCCACGTTACAAAAACCAAACAGTTTCGTGAGCCAATTTGTTTTGGCTTTGGCGTTAGGACATCTTAGGTGATGCTGTAGGAAACCAAGGATAAAGGCTGGAAATGGTATATCGCTTTAAAACTGATCTGAAATATTCGGACATCACCCCGCATGAAACCTTTGTGAACCGGCGCCAGTTGATTGCCGGGGCAGGGGCTGCGGCCTTCGGGTCCATTGCCGGTCCGGCGCTGGCCAAAATCGATGCGGCCAAAAGCGGGTATTCAACCGAGATGGAGCCAAGCAGTTTCGAGGACATCACCACCTACAACAACTTCTATGAATTCGGCACCGGCAAGTCGGACCCCTCCAGTTATGCCGACGCGCTGACGGTGGACCCTTGGGCGATCAAGATTGACGGGCTGGTGGATCGGCCGGGCAAATACGATCTGGGGGCCATTTTGAAGGTGGTCAATATGGAAGAGCGGATCTACCGGCACCGCTGTGTGGAAACCTGGTCGATGGTGATCCCCTGGATCGGGTTCGAGTTAAAGACGGTTCTGGATCGGGTCGGGGTCCAGTCCGGCGCGAAATATGTGGCCTTTGAAACGCTGCATCGGCCCAGTGAAATGACAGCCCAGAAACGCCAATTGCTGGACTGGCCCTATCGCGAAGGACTACGGCTGGACGAGGCAATGCACCCGTTGACCATTCTGGCAACCGGCCTGTACGGGGAAGAGATGCCCAAGCAGAATGGTGCGCCGATCCGTTTGGTGGTGCCGTGGAAATACGGCTATAAATCCATCAAGTCGATCGTGCGGATCACCCTGACCGACAAACAGCCCAAAACCACATGGAATGAAATCGGGCCGGATGAATACGGCTTCTATAGCAATGTGAACCCCGAAGTCAGCCACCCGCGCTGGTCACAGGCCACGGAACGCCCTGTCGGGGGCGGGTTGTTTGCCCGCCGCAAGCCGACGCTGAAATTCAACGGATATGAAGAAGAGGTTGCCAGCCTTTACGCCGGAATGGATCTGGTAGAGAACCATTAGAATGACCATCACGCAGCGCATAAACACCGGTCTGAAACGGGTTCCGGCATGGCCCCTCTATATAGTGGGGCCGCTGCCGGTGATCTGGCTGTACTATCTGGGCCTGACAAACCAGCTGGGCGCGGACCCTGTGAAGGCGATCGAGCAGCAGTTGGGGTTGATCGGATTGCAATTGATTGTGGCCGGACTGATGATCACCCCGTTGCGCCGCTTTGCGGGCCTGAACCTGATAAAATTCCGTCGGGCGATCGGGCTTTTGGCGTTCTTCTATGTGACGGTGCATTTGTTGACATGGCTGGTGGTCGATACGCAACTGGACTGGGCCTATATCTGGATGGATATCGTCAAGCGGCCCTATATCACCATCGGCATGACAGGGTTTCTGTTGCTGCTTCCCTTGGCGGTGACATCTAACAACATATCCATCCGGCGGTTGGGGCCCGCGACCTGGAACAAGTTGCACAGGCTGACCTATGCAGCCGCCCTTGCCGGTGCGGTGCATTATGTCTGGCTGGTAAAAGGCTGGCAGACAGAACCATTGGTGTATCTGGCGGGGATTGTTACGTTACTGTTGGTCAGGATTCGAATCCGGTCAAAGCGGATTGTGGCGAGTACCCTGAAAAGGGCGGGGTAAACGGGCATTGATTCTATGATTCCGGCGCCCCGGAAGGCTGATTTGCTTGTGTCTTTCCGATAGTTGCGAAAACCGGATTGGATTGTGCTAAATCTTACCGGTTTTCCGCGGGGCTTATTCGGGCCTTTTTCCTGGATAAGCGTTGTTTCTTGAGGAAATTGATTATTTTGAAAAAACTTTGTATTTTTTGTAAAAAGGGGTTGCGACTCTTGTCGTGGGGGCCTAGATACCACTTCACCGGCGGCGCAGAGATGCACCAAGGGGGCGCGGGACGGGCCGGATGGTTCGGAAAGCGGATAAAAAACAGAGACATACAGGCAGGCGCGCCGGAACTACTAAAGGCGCATCGGTTTTGTTTTGTCTGTGTTGCTCTTTGAAATTGATAGTATCTGAAGAGATATGTGGGCGGTTTGGTTCATTTCGATGAACAAACTCAAGCATATCGCGCTACTAGGACTTCGGTCCGATTATGTAGTGTCAGCTTCACTGTTTGGACGGCTTTCGGTTATCTTTGATAACCTTGAGCACAACAAACAGAGACTGCATCTGACTGCAACGGTCAGATGCGATGTGCAAAGGTTCGAACGTCAAGGACAAGCAGGCAACTGCTTTTCAACTTGAGAGTTTGATCCTGGCTCAGAACGAACGCTGGCGGCAGGCCTAACACATGCAAGTCGAGCGCTTCCCTTCGGGGAGGAGCGGCGGACGGGTTAGTAACGCGTGGGAATATACCCAGTTCTAAGGAATAGCCACTGGAAACGGTGAGTAATACCTTATACGCCCTTCGGGGGAAAGATTTATCGGAATTGGATTAGCCCGCGTTAGATTAGATAGTTGGTGGGGTAACGGCCTACCAAGTCGACGATCTATAGCTGGTTTGAGAGGATGATCAGCAACACTGGGACTGAGACACGGCCCAGACTCCTACGGGAGGCAGCAGTGGGGAATCTTAGACAATGGGCGCAAGCCTGATCTAGCCATGCCGCGTGAGTGATGAAGGTCTTAGGATCGTAAAGCTCTTTCGCCAGGGATGATAATGACAGTACCTGGTAAAGAAACCCCGGCTAACTCCGTGCCAGCAGCCGCGGTAATACGGAGGGGGTTAGCGTTGTTCGGAATTACTGGGCGTAAAGCGCACGTAGGCGGATTGGAAAGTTGGGGGTGAAATCCCAGGGCTCAACCCTGGAACTGCCTCCAAAACTAACAGTCTAGAGTTCGAGAGAGGTGAGTGGAATTCCAAGTGTAGAGGTGAAATTCGTAGATATTTGGAGGAACACCAGTGGCGAAGGCGGCTCACTGGCTCGATACTGACGCTGAGGTGCGAAAGCGTGGGGAGCAAACAGGATTAGATACCCTGGTAGTCCACGCCGTAAACGATGAATGCCAGTCGTTGGATAGCATGCTATTCAGTGACACACCTAACGGATTAAGCATTCCGCCTGGGGAGTACGGTCGCAAGATTAAAACTCAAAGGAATTGACGGGGGCCCGCACAAGCGGTGGAGCATGTGGTTTAATTCGAAGCAACGCGCAGAACCTTACCAACCCTTGACATACTTGTCGCGGAGACCAGAGATGGACTCTTTCAGTTAGGCTGGACAAGATACAGGTGCTGCATGGCTGTCGTCAGCTCGTGTCGTGAGATGTTCGGTTAAGTCCGGCAACGAGCGCAACCCACGTCCTTAGTTGCCAGCAGGTTAAGCTGGGCACTCTAGGGAGACTGCCGGTGATAAGCCGGAGGAAGGTGTGGATGACGTCAAGTCCTCATGGCCCTTACGGGTTGGGCTACACACGTGCTACAATGGCAGTGACAATGGGTTAATCCCAAAAAACTGTCTCAGTTCGGATTGGGGTCTGCAACTCGACCCCATGAAGTTGGAATCGCTAGTAATCGCGTAACAGCATGACGCGGTGAATACGTTCCCGGGCCTTGTACACACCGCCCGTCACACCATGGGAGTTGGGTCTACCCGAAGGCAGTGCGCCAACCTCTTCGGAGGGGGCAGCTGACCACGGTAGGTTCAGCGACTGGGGTGAAGTCGTAACAAGGTAGCCGTAGGGGAACCTGCGGCTGGATCACCTCCTTTCTAAGGATGTTTCTAGTAGATTGGCTTGCCTTTCTCGTGAAACACTTAGCAGACCTCCTGTTCTCACGAACAGGCACCGAAAGGTGAAATGGTCATATAACGACAGGTCGATGACCTGATCGAGAGCCGGACCGCCCTCATATCTCTTCAGTATTTCAAATTGCAGACCCTACCGGTCTGTCTAGGGTCGGTAGCTCAGGTGGTTAGAGCGCACGCCTGATAAGCGTGAGGTCGGAGGTTCAAGTCCTCCTCGACCCACCAACGTCAGCTTTGCGCTAGCAAAGGTGACGGCCAACGGTTCCTCTTGATGAAAGCGGCAGTTGTTTTTGCGCAAGCAAAAACAATGAGAGCGCCTCTCGGGATGGCAACCTTACCCAATAGTGCTTCTCGGGCATTGCTTTGCAATACCCTGCCAGCACGACGTCGATTTTGCTTTGCAAAATCAACTGGGGCGTTAGCTCAGCTGGGAGAGCACCTGCTTTGCAAGCAGGGGGTCATCGGTTCGATCCCGATACGCTTCACCACCGTTCTATTCGCTTGCGAATTGAACGTCCGCGACAGCGATTGGCGCAGCCAATTGCGTGCGGTTCTGCCTGCAAAAGCAATGAGAGCGCGCCCACCGAACCATCTCGATTAGACCGCTAAGCACTGTCAGTGTTTAGCCGTCCAATCGGACGAAATACTGTTAATTCTTCGGAATTATCGGTCTTTTACATCGTATAGAGAGATACAAACATCAGTTTTTATGCTGACCTTCCGAGTAAGGAAGGTCTTGGGCCTTGAGCCTAAAGCATGAAAAACTACAAGTATGTTGTATGGGTTTCAATCTTAGCCGACTGAAATCCTTGGGCTTCGAGCCTGAAATACAACCTACAATCCAAGTCAAGTACACTAACCCGGTTCAGTTCTTAGGAATTGAACCAACATGTTCCAAATCCGCACGGGTTTGGAGCGGGAAAAACTAGTATGCTTTGATCTCAGAAGAAGCCCCTATCGCTGGGGGTGGATAGCTAGTCTATCTTTTTCTGGATCAAATCAAGCGCGAAAAGGGCGTTTGGTGGATGCCTTGGCAGTAAGAGGCGATGAAGGACGTGATACTCTGCGATAAGCTTTGGGAAGTCGAGAATAGACGCTATACCCAGAGATCTCCGAATGGGGCAACCCACTTGATATTCTATTATTGTTACCCGCAAGGGTGATCAATAGTAGGGTAAACCAAGTACTTATTACCTGAATACATAGGGTTTTAAGAGCAAACCCGGGGAACTGAAACATCTAAGTACCCGGAGGAAAGGAAATCAACAGATACTCCCCTAGTAGCGGCGAGCGAACGGGGACCAGCCGAGCCATGAATGTGACTAGAACCGTCTGGAAAGTCGGGCCATAGCGGGTGACAGCCCCGTATAGGAAGCATGATTGGACGTATTAAGTAGGGCGGAACACGTGAAATTCTGTCTGAACATGGGGGGACCACCCTCTAAGGCTAAGTACTCCTTACTGACCGATAGCGAACCAGTACCGTGAGGGAAAGGTGAAAAGCACCCCGACGAGGGGAGTGAAACAGTTTCTGAAACCGGACGCCTACAATCAGTTGGAGCCCCCTTGAGGGGTGACAGCGTACCTTTTGTATAATGGGTCATCGACTTGGTCTTACTAGCAAGCTTAAGCCGTTAGGTGTAGGCGCAGCGAAAGCGAGTCTTAATAGGGCGAATGAGTTAGTAGGATCAGACCCGAAACCGAGTGATCTAGGCATGGCCAGGTTGAAGGTGCAGTAACATGCACTGGAGGACCGAACCCACATCTGTTGAAAAAGATCGGGATGAGCTGTGCCTAGGGGTGAAAGGCCAATCAAACTCGGAGATAGCTGGTTCTCTGCGAAATCTATTTAGGTAGAGCGTCGTACGAATACTCTCGGGGGTAGAGCACTGGATGGGTAATGGGGACCTACAGTCTTACTGATCCTAACCAAACTCCGAATACCGAGAAGTAATATACGGCAGACACACTGCGGGTGCTAACGTCCGTAGTGGAAAGGGAAACAACCCTGACCTACAGCTAAGGCCCCTAATTCATGGCTAAGTGGTAAAGCAGGTGGGACGACCAAAACAACCAGGAAGTTGGCTTAGAAGCAGCCATCTTTTAAAGATAGCGTAACAGCTCACTGGTCTAATTTAAGTTGTCCTGCGGCGAAAATGTACCGGGGCTCAAGCCATGAGCCGAAGCTTAGGATGCATTTATTGCATGGTAGCAGAGCGTTCTGTGATATAACTCCACGCCTTTTTAATGCCACCCTGAAATATGGGAGGGTATTACGAAGGCTCGGAGTTTACTGTGAAGCCGGCGCGTGAGCGATCCGGTGGAGTGATCAGAAGTGAGAATGATGACATGAGTAGCGACAAAGAGGGTGAGAGACCCTCTCGCCGAAAATCCAAGGGTTCCTGCTTAAAGCTAATCTGAGCAGGGTAAGCCGACCCCTAAGGCGAGGCCGAAAGGCGTAGTCGATGGGAACCAGGTTAATATTCCTGGGCCAGGAGGATGTGACGGATCCCAGACGTAGTTCATCCTTATCGGATTGAATGGGCTGCTAAGGGGTTCCTGGAAATAGCCCTCCGCTAGATCGTACCCTAAACCGACACAGGTGGATAGGTAGAGAATACCAAGGCGCTTGAGAGAACCACATTTAAGGAACTCGGCAAAATACCTCCGTAAGTTCGCGAGAAGGAGGCCCGGGCAGGACGCAAGTCTTGTTCGGGGGCACAAACCAGGGGGTGGCGACTGTTTACTAAAAACACAGGGCTCTGCGAAGTCGCAAGACGACGTATAGGGTCTGACGCCTGCCCGGTGCCTGAAGGTTAAAAGGAGGAGTGCAAGCTCCGAATTGAAGCCCAGGTAAACGGCGGCCGTAACTATAACGGTCCTAAGGTAGCGAAATTCCTTGTCGGGTAAGTTCCGACCTGCACGAATGGCGTAACGACTTCCCCGCTGTCTCGAATGTGGACTCAGCGAAATTGAAATACCTGTCAAGATGCAGGTTTCCCGCGGTTAGACGGAAAGACCCCGTGCACCTTTACTACAGCTTCACACTGGCATCAGGCCAAGCATGTGCAGGATAGGTGGTGGGCTTTGAACTCAGGACGCCAGTTCTGAGGGAGCCTCCCTTGAGATACCACCCTTGCTTTGCTTGATGTCTAACCGCGGTCCGTTATCCGGATCCGGGACCCTGTGTGGCGGGTAGTTTGACTGGGGCGGTCGCCTCCCAAAGAGTAACGGAGGCGCGCGAAGGTTGGCTCAGACCGGTCGGAAATCGGTCGTTGAGTGCAATGGCAGAAGCCAGCCTGACTGCGAGACTGACACGTCGAGCAGAGTCGAAAGACGGCCATAGTGATCCGGTGGTCCCGAGTGGAAGGGCCATCGCTCAACGGATAAAAGGTACGCCGGGGATAACAGGCTGATGGTGCCCAAGAGTCCATATCGACGGCACCGTTTGGCACCTCGATGTCGGCTCATCTCATCCTGGGGCTGGAGCAGGTCCCAAGGGTACGGCTGTTCGCCGTTTAAAGAGGTACGTGAGCTGGGTTTAGAACGTCGTGAGACAGTTCGGTCCCTATCTGCCGTGGGTGTAGGATACTTGAGAGGAGTTGCCCCTAGTACGAGAGGACCGGGGTGAACGTTCCACTGGTGGACCAGTTGTCATGCCAATGGCAGTGCTGGGTAGCTATGAACGGACAGGATAACCGCTGAAGGCATCTAAGCGGGAAGCCCCCCTCAAAACAAGGTATCCCTGAGAGCCGAAGTAGACCACTTCGTCGATAGGCCAGAGATGTAAGCGCAGCAATGCGTTCAGTTGACTGGTACTAATTGCTCGATAGGCTTGATTTGATCCAGTAATAGAAAGACTTTGCTGGAACAAAGCATACTACACACTACAAAATACACGATCAGGAGAGTTGCGGCCAAAACCGCACTGATGTTTGCACTTCTTTCTCGGTTTGGTGGTCATAGCACAAGTGAAACACCCGATCCCATCCCGAACTCGGCAGTTAAGCACTGTTGCGCCAATGGTACTGCGTCTTAAGGCGTGGGAGAGTAGGTCACCGCCAAACCTAGTAAGAAGTGCAAGTTCGCAAATTTGCCATGCAAATGCGCGAGGTATCTCTCTAACGATGCTTCCCGGATACATTCTACCCCCTCCGGGAAAGCGCTTTTGGCGCGGGATGGAGCAGCCCGGTAGCTCGTCAGGCTCATAACCTGAAGGTCGTAGGTTCAAATCCTACTCCCGCAACCAAAAATAATAAATAATATCAAAAACTTACGGGCCGCCCCCGCGGGTGGCATTGAGGATTTTGCCGGAGTATAGTTGCCGGGTTCAACAGCGACATTACGGAAACCCAACGGGGAGATGCACCGCCAACGGATAGTGGGCATGCGTGATATATGGAACATGACATTTTCTATACCGTTTGTCCTGACGAGGGGGCTGGTCGCGATGCATGTATTCAACTGTGTGATAGAAAGATAACCAGCAAGCGGCGGTTCGCGTGTCAACAAAACGGACGTTTCGTGGGCAGGCAATCCCGCTATCTAGAACGGAAATTGATTATTCAGGCAACTGGATAATCGGGACATCCTTCAATTCGTTTAACTGGTCAGTAATTTCAATATGGCGGTAGGCATTGCGCAGTTGTTGCGCAAGAAAAGCGAGGCGATCAAAGTCAAAAGGTCGGGTGTTTATTAAGTACGAAGGTTCTCCTCTGGGGATGTGGATAATCTGCTTTGTAATAAACAGGATTTCAGATGGCGTGTAGCGGATATACAGGAAGCAATGGTACCCTTTCTCGGGTGCATTCATGGGATCTCCCTTCACACAAGTTAAAATGTGTTCTGGAATGTCCCGCGCATCTGAACCGGGAAAGACCAAATCAAACTCCCTCGGCATGTTTTCTTTGCTCACCGGAACTGTTAACCGAGAAAGATTGATGCTTGGTACAAACACTTGGTAAGTAAAGCCACCAAGCTCAATCTGGCCAACTTTTTCAGACGGATTTTGCCGTAGGCCCGGCAAAGCTTCCAAAAACCCGTAGTGATTCCTAATTCTCCCAAACGTTTCATGAATATCGGGGAAGTTTTCAACAGCATAGGCATCAAGGCGCTGTTCTGAGTTAATTGTCAAATTGGGCCTATTCATTAGCGGTGGATAGGCAAACCCTTGCGTACAGATTCTGAAAAAATGTGAGCCAATTTTTCCGATTAGGCCCTCAGGATAGTATTTCTCTCCTTTAGCGCAAAAAGGTTCTTTCGGGGCGCCTTGCGCTTTTGCTGTTACCTGGGTGATCATGCAAACAATGATTGTGACACGCAAAACCTCCTTTACAAAGCTTATTACCCGCATCTTTCTATATCTACCTTTGCAATAGGGTATGCGTCCGCCGCCTACGCCTACCGATTATAATTCCACGGCATCAGTTCGTCCACTCGGTTGATCTTGTGGTCGGCGATGCGTTCCAAACCCAAGTGAGCCATGCCTGCGGATAGACCTTGTTCAGCTTGGCGGCGGTTTCAA is a window encoding:
- the msrP gene encoding protein-methionine-sulfoxide reductase catalytic subunit MsrP produces the protein MVYRFKTDLKYSDITPHETFVNRRQLIAGAGAAAFGSIAGPALAKIDAAKSGYSTEMEPSSFEDITTYNNFYEFGTGKSDPSSYADALTVDPWAIKIDGLVDRPGKYDLGAILKVVNMEERIYRHRCVETWSMVIPWIGFELKTVLDRVGVQSGAKYVAFETLHRPSEMTAQKRQLLDWPYREGLRLDEAMHPLTILATGLYGEEMPKQNGAPIRLVVPWKYGYKSIKSIVRITLTDKQPKTTWNEIGPDEYGFYSNVNPEVSHPRWSQATERPVGGGLFARRKPTLKFNGYEEEVASLYAGMDLVENH
- the msrQ gene encoding protein-methionine-sulfoxide reductase heme-binding subunit MsrQ, whose translation is MTITQRINTGLKRVPAWPLYIVGPLPVIWLYYLGLTNQLGADPVKAIEQQLGLIGLQLIVAGLMITPLRRFAGLNLIKFRRAIGLLAFFYVTVHLLTWLVVDTQLDWAYIWMDIVKRPYITIGMTGFLLLLPLAVTSNNISIRRLGPATWNKLHRLTYAAALAGAVHYVWLVKGWQTEPLVYLAGIVTLLLVRIRIRSKRIVASTLKRAG